From Candidatus Hydrogenedentota bacterium, the proteins below share one genomic window:
- a CDS encoding PASTA domain-containing protein has protein sequence MNAFVRVVCVVLGLGVAAVSAAAPDNGKRCAPLPEKAAKGKGAAPGARTPISGEPWTPMGAQDKVVYGTDDRIDVYQETDPLRQELAGSVCGLVDALDLTPISGGRWELSLYTYTAGGYPACSSEPFGSQPVVPWCTGFLVGEDLIATAGHCFADGDQSYVRFIFGFEMTSATTPVYELEASQVYTAVEVVGWALSGGLDYCVVRVDRPVTASGAQPLQIRREGTVPLDTPLGVIGHPSGLPKKLAFGPTTKVAANTASGYFTANLDTYGGNSGSPVFNAATGVVEGILVRGAEDFVLQGACFVSNVLPDSAAGEDVSKSTTFAQYVPEAAAAEGKITLDKEAYKPTDMVQITVEDVLAVSSVNVEIEGEHHTKTLVLNAVKAAATQFTGAVQLYSVGKADPVESLFVLDGGEMTVRYNDEDDGSGSPAVIEKTVAIDGTAPAVANASAVSIGWASAAVRVEASEPVTATVRYGTACGALTQTALSAGGPVMDPVVTLGGLSPETPYYFAVDVVDAAGNTASSDNGGACFTFTTAASNDLCADAIPLEEDVAHNGDSTGAGLDYDTEGLDGADVWFSFTPGTSGMYDISLCGSSFDTTLAVFLGGCGDLVNIGFNDDFCGYQSQVRKILQAGVTHLIRVADRDAAGGAHTVLATYAGVPGDPCPGDPVADSGFETGSPSAGWEGYSLHYGTPLCDASCNDDFTAYEGDWFVWFGGADTAEQGWILQHTTLPVAGSATLSFHLRIPTAGTTGHMALLMDRDELFRVTEADAAQYAEWTRVELDISGYADGGLHELAFESAVAAPKTDVLNIFVDKVCIETGEAPVRVPNVVGQTQAAAEAAIVGAGLALGGIIEAYSETVPAGQVMGQSPAGGATVPPGTAVSLDVSKGPVPTGDNEVPDVVGTTQTQAEEALLAAQLTLGTVTEVCDASVPKGTVISQDPGAGRLVADNTPVSLTVSSGPCPAIVKVPNVVGQSQAAAGAVLANAGLSAGAVTRKCSDSVPEGSVISHTPAGGAPAMSGAAVALVVSSGPCPVTATVPNLVGQTRVAAEAALTGAGLTLGAVTEVYSDTVAAGVVISQSPAAGATAAPGSAVSLTVSKGVDPAVTDAARTALQNAFYQADADDSGTLTFDEAESVVLTRTVFSALDTNGDGVLDKTELGLGDAAGGGCGCAKSGLAPDGWQKRLGDLFLGGLALVLLAALGRRAGV, from the coding sequence ATGAATGCTTTCGTGCGGGTGGTGTGTGTTGTGCTGGGGCTGGGCGTGGCCGCCGTTTCGGCCGCCGCGCCAGACAACGGAAAGCGGTGCGCGCCCCTCCCGGAGAAGGCGGCGAAGGGGAAAGGGGCGGCCCCGGGCGCCCGCACCCCGATTTCCGGAGAACCGTGGACGCCCATGGGCGCGCAGGACAAGGTGGTCTACGGCACGGACGACCGGATTGACGTGTACCAGGAGACGGACCCCCTGCGGCAGGAGCTCGCGGGGTCGGTCTGCGGGCTGGTGGACGCGTTGGACCTGACGCCGATCAGCGGGGGGCGCTGGGAACTGTCTTTGTATACCTACACGGCAGGGGGATATCCCGCCTGCTCTTCGGAACCCTTCGGTTCCCAGCCGGTGGTTCCGTGGTGCACGGGTTTCCTGGTGGGCGAGGACCTGATCGCCACGGCGGGGCACTGTTTCGCCGACGGGGACCAGAGCTACGTGCGGTTCATCTTCGGGTTCGAGATGACGAGCGCGACGACGCCCGTGTACGAACTGGAGGCAAGTCAAGTTTACACCGCCGTGGAGGTGGTGGGCTGGGCGCTGTCGGGCGGACTCGACTACTGTGTCGTGCGGGTGGACCGTCCGGTGACCGCTTCGGGGGCGCAGCCCCTCCAAATCCGCCGGGAGGGCACGGTGCCGCTGGACACGCCCCTTGGCGTGATCGGGCACCCTTCCGGCCTGCCCAAGAAGCTCGCCTTCGGCCCCACGACCAAAGTGGCCGCCAATACCGCCTCCGGATACTTCACGGCGAATCTGGACACCTACGGTGGGAACTCCGGATCCCCGGTGTTTAACGCCGCCACGGGGGTGGTCGAGGGAATTCTCGTGCGCGGCGCAGAAGATTTTGTCCTGCAGGGCGCCTGCTTCGTCTCCAATGTCCTGCCGGACAGCGCCGCGGGGGAGGACGTCAGCAAGTCCACCACCTTCGCCCAGTACGTGCCCGAGGCCGCCGCCGCGGAGGGGAAGATCACGCTGGACAAGGAGGCCTACAAGCCCACAGACATGGTGCAGATCACGGTGGAGGACGTGCTGGCGGTTTCCTCCGTCAATGTGGAGATAGAGGGGGAGCACCACACAAAGACCCTGGTCCTGAACGCCGTGAAGGCCGCCGCCACCCAGTTCACCGGGGCCGTGCAGCTTTACAGCGTCGGCAAGGCCGACCCGGTGGAATCGCTCTTCGTTCTGGACGGGGGGGAAATGACGGTGCGCTACAACGACGAAGACGACGGATCGGGCAGCCCGGCGGTGATTGAGAAGACCGTGGCCATTGACGGCACGGCCCCGGCCGTTGCAAACGCGTCGGCGGTCTCCATCGGCTGGGCGTCGGCGGCGGTGAGGGTGGAGGCCAGCGAACCTGTGACTGCGACGGTGCGCTACGGGACCGCCTGCGGCGCCCTCACCCAGACCGCCCTGAGCGCCGGCGGCCCGGTGATGGACCCCGTTGTCACGCTGGGCGGCCTTTCCCCGGAAACGCCCTACTACTTCGCCGTTGACGTGGTGGACGCGGCGGGCAACACGGCCTCCTCGGACAACGGGGGCGCCTGTTTCACCTTTACCACCGCCGCATCCAACGATCTCTGCGCCGACGCCATCCCTCTGGAGGAGGATGTCGCCCACAACGGCGACAGCACCGGCGCGGGCCTGGACTACGATACCGAAGGCCTGGACGGTGCGGATGTGTGGTTCTCCTTCACGCCGGGCACCTCCGGCATGTACGACATTTCGCTGTGCGGGTCCTCGTTCGACACCACCCTGGCCGTCTTCCTCGGCGGGTGCGGCGACCTGGTTAATATCGGCTTCAACGACGATTTCTGCGGCTACCAGTCGCAGGTGCGCAAGATCCTTCAGGCAGGGGTGACCCACCTGATCCGCGTGGCCGACCGCGATGCCGCGGGGGGCGCCCACACGGTGCTCGCGACCTATGCGGGCGTGCCCGGGGACCCGTGCCCCGGAGACCCTGTGGCGGACAGCGGGTTCGAGACCGGATCCCCCAGCGCCGGCTGGGAGGGCTATTCCCTCCACTATGGGACCCCCTTGTGCGACGCCTCCTGCAACGACGATTTCACCGCCTATGAGGGCGACTGGTTTGTCTGGTTCGGCGGGGCGGACACCGCGGAGCAGGGGTGGATCCTTCAGCACACGACCCTCCCCGTCGCCGGCTCCGCGACCCTCTCCTTCCACCTCCGCATCCCCACAGCGGGCACCACGGGGCACATGGCCCTCCTGATGGACCGCGACGAGCTGTTCCGCGTGACCGAGGCCGACGCGGCGCAGTACGCGGAGTGGACCCGGGTGGAACTGGACATCAGCGGCTATGCCGACGGTGGCCTGCACGAGCTGGCTTTTGAGAGCGCCGTGGCGGCGCCCAAGACCGACGTGCTGAATATTTTCGTGGACAAGGTCTGCATTGAAACCGGCGAAGCCCCCGTGCGGGTTCCCAATGTCGTCGGCCAGACGCAGGCCGCCGCGGAGGCGGCCATTGTCGGCGCCGGGCTGGCCCTGGGCGGCATCATCGAGGCGTACAGCGAGACGGTTCCCGCAGGGCAGGTCATGGGCCAGAGTCCCGCGGGGGGGGCGACCGTGCCCCCAGGCACCGCCGTGAGCTTGGACGTGTCGAAAGGCCCCGTGCCGACCGGAGACAATGAGGTTCCGGATGTTGTCGGCACGACCCAAACACAGGCCGAGGAGGCTCTGCTCGCGGCCCAGCTGACGCTGGGCACGGTGACCGAAGTGTGCGACGCCTCGGTTCCGAAGGGCACGGTGATCAGCCAGGATCCCGGCGCCGGGCGGCTGGTCGCCGACAACACGCCCGTGAGCCTCACCGTTTCCAGCGGCCCCTGCCCGGCTATCGTGAAAGTGCCCAACGTGGTCGGCCAGTCCCAGGCCGCCGCCGGGGCCGTCCTCGCCAACGCGGGGCTTTCCGCGGGCGCGGTTACCCGCAAGTGCAGTGACAGCGTCCCCGAGGGCAGCGTGATTTCCCATACCCCGGCCGGGGGCGCCCCGGCCATGTCCGGCGCGGCGGTTGCCCTCGTGGTCTCCAGCGGCCCCTGCCCCGTCACGGCGACCGTCCCCAATCTGGTTGGCCAGACGCGGGTCGCCGCCGAGGCGGCCCTGACGGGCGCCGGGCTCACCCTGGGCGCGGTGACGGAGGTGTACAGCGACACGGTCGCGGCGGGTGTGGTCATCAGCCAGAGCCCCGCCGCCGGCGCAACGGCGGCGCCCGGATCCGCCGTCAGCCTGACGGTGTCCAAGGGGGTGGACCCCGCCGTCACGGACGCGGCGCGCACCGCCCTGCAAAATGCGTTCTATCAGGCGGACGCGGATGACAGCGGCACCCTCACCTTTGACGAGGCGGAGTCGGTCGTCCTGACGCGGACCGTCTTCAGCGCCCTGGACACAAACGGAGACGGCGTGCTTGACAAGACGGAACTCGGGCTCGGGGATGCCGCCGGGGGCGGCTGCGGCTGCGCGAAGTCGGGCCTTGCGCCGGACGGATGGCAGAAGCGCCTGGGCGACCTCTTCCTTGGCGGGCTGGCGCTCGTGCTGCTCGCCGCGCTGGGCCGCCGCGCCGGGGTCTGA
- a CDS encoding DMT family protein, producing the protein MDKLHTILLLAGSNLFMTYAWYGHLNDLKGRALFFVVLASWGVAFFEYCLQVPANRIGFQVFTLPQLKVLQEIISISVFAAFCVVYMKQPFRMDFVWASLCLVGAAYFMFRGGAPAH; encoded by the coding sequence ATGGATAAGCTGCACACCATTCTGCTGCTCGCCGGATCAAACCTGTTCATGACCTATGCCTGGTACGGCCACCTGAACGACCTGAAGGGCCGCGCCCTCTTTTTCGTGGTGCTTGCGAGCTGGGGGGTGGCCTTCTTCGAATACTGCCTCCAGGTGCCCGCGAACCGCATCGGATTCCAGGTCTTCACCCTGCCGCAACTCAAGGTGCTCCAGGAGATCATCAGCATCTCCGTGTTCGCCGCGTTCTGCGTGGTCTACATGAAGCAGCCGTTCCGCATGGACTTCGTGTGGGCGTCCCTGTGCCTGGTGGGGGCCGCATACTTCATGTTCCGCGGCGGCGCGCCGGCCCACTGA
- a CDS encoding glycosyltransferase — MNAERPIRVLEVVDCLNGGGAQTALLEWIRRLPRDRFQVDVVSLFGPGLLSQTFADAGFPPAHLSPFRWNPAIPLRLAPWLRRDYDVVHAHLVISSFLCERMMSTRRLGRLIVHVQNPVAASGRYQDWIERHAYRRAGTVLACSRHVLNTVGLCRNGEALHNTINMEHFRPFNADERAVARARFGLAEDQPVFIAAGRLAPQKNHALLLDAFASVRVKLPRAVLLLAGDGPLRGALDAQARTLGLGGSLRFVGFQEDVRDLLAAGDVYVLSSRYEGLSLSLLEAMACGLPCVSTFYPGADEALENGMNGRLVPPDDVPAFAAALKELGANPTVREVLGRAARESVEDRFSAAATAARLTTIYEALSA, encoded by the coding sequence ATGAATGCGGAGCGTCCGATTCGCGTGCTTGAGGTCGTGGACTGCCTGAACGGCGGCGGCGCGCAGACCGCCCTGCTGGAGTGGATCCGCCGCCTGCCCCGCGACCGGTTCCAGGTGGACGTGGTGTCCCTCTTCGGGCCGGGGCTGCTGTCGCAGACCTTTGCCGATGCGGGCTTCCCCCCGGCGCACCTTTCCCCCTTCCGGTGGAACCCGGCGATTCCCCTGCGCCTCGCGCCGTGGCTGCGCCGCGACTACGATGTGGTTCATGCGCATCTCGTCATCTCGTCGTTCCTGTGCGAGCGCATGATGTCCACCCGCCGCCTCGGGCGGCTCATCGTCCACGTGCAGAACCCCGTCGCCGCCAGCGGCCGCTACCAGGACTGGATCGAGCGCCACGCCTACCGGCGCGCGGGCACGGTGCTGGCCTGCTCCCGCCACGTTCTCAACACCGTCGGTCTCTGCCGCAACGGCGAGGCGCTGCACAACACCATCAACATGGAGCACTTCCGCCCCTTCAACGCGGACGAGCGCGCGGTCGCCCGCGCCCGTTTCGGCCTGGCCGAAGACCAGCCCGTCTTCATTGCGGCGGGGCGGCTCGCGCCGCAGAAGAACCACGCGCTGCTGCTGGACGCCTTTGCGAGCGTCCGGGTGAAGCTGCCCCGGGCGGTGCTGCTGCTTGCGGGGGACGGGCCGCTCCGGGGCGCCCTGGACGCCCAGGCGAGGACGCTGGGCCTCGGCGGCAGCCTGCGCTTTGTGGGGTTTCAGGAGGACGTGCGGGACCTCCTCGCGGCGGGCGACGTGTATGTCCTCTCCAGCCGCTACGAGGGGCTGTCCCTGTCCCTGCTCGAGGCGATGGCCTGCGGGCTCCCCTGCGTCAGCACCTTCTACCCCGGCGCCGACGAGGCCCTGGAGAACGGCATGAACGGCCGGCTGGTCCCGCCAGACGACGTGCCCGCCTTTGCGGCGGCCCTCAAGGAACTCGGCGCCAACCCCACCGTCCGCGAGGTGCTCGGCCGCGCCGCGCGCGAATCCGTCGAGGACCGCTTTTCCGCCGCAGCCACCGCCGCCCGCCTCACCACCATCTACGAGGCGCTGTCCGCGTAG
- a CDS encoding glycosyltransferase family 2 protein, translating to MKQVAIPPLSETPLVSVILSSYNYGRYLPAALDSVFAQTWPRLELIAVDDGSSDNSRALLERARQTAPVPMRVILQEHKGQGAAWNAGFSQAEGEVVCFLDSDDEWRAEKVAEMVAFMRAVPGGGVYQHQLDDGRGHACLGILRSGDLLAQWRACGRVNTALRHDLTVFHVPSSGLAFARAVLEEIFPVPEAVAASPDSYVAWLGAALGPVCSWPKTLGTWRSHAENAGKSSCFSYRDYWVPVVLPEINRRLGEWGVPVTFAHHPAAVLLEPLRQLRDARTRRGRKAEGLPPFG from the coding sequence ATGAAACAGGTTGCCATACCGCCGCTTTCGGAAACCCCGCTGGTCAGCGTCATCCTGTCGAGCTACAACTACGGACGCTATCTGCCCGCGGCGCTGGACAGCGTTTTCGCGCAGACCTGGCCGCGTCTGGAGCTGATCGCCGTGGACGACGGGTCGTCGGACAACTCGCGCGCGTTGCTGGAGCGGGCGCGGCAGACGGCCCCGGTCCCCATGCGGGTGATTCTCCAGGAGCACAAAGGCCAGGGCGCGGCGTGGAACGCGGGCTTTTCCCAGGCGGAGGGCGAGGTGGTCTGCTTCCTCGACAGCGATGACGAATGGCGGGCTGAGAAGGTGGCGGAGATGGTGGCATTCATGCGCGCCGTGCCGGGGGGCGGGGTGTACCAGCACCAGCTCGACGACGGCCGGGGCCATGCCTGCCTGGGCATTTTGCGCAGCGGCGACCTGCTGGCGCAGTGGCGCGCCTGCGGCCGGGTGAACACGGCCCTGCGCCACGATCTGACGGTGTTTCATGTTCCGTCGAGCGGGCTGGCTTTTGCCCGCGCCGTGCTGGAGGAGATCTTTCCCGTGCCGGAGGCGGTGGCCGCCTCGCCGGATTCCTATGTCGCCTGGCTCGGCGCGGCCCTCGGCCCCGTCTGCTCCTGGCCGAAAACGCTGGGCACCTGGCGCAGCCACGCGGAAAACGCGGGGAAATCATCCTGTTTCAGCTACCGCGACTACTGGGTGCCCGTGGTCCTGCCGGAAATCAACCGGCGGCTCGGCGAGTGGGGGGTGCCCGTCACGTTTGCGCACCATCCCGCCGCCGTGCTGCTGGAGCCCCTGAGGCAGTTGCGCGACGCCCGGACCCGGCGCGGGCGCAAGGCGGAGGGGCTTCCGCCCTTCGGATGA
- the rmuC gene encoding DNA recombination protein RmuC, whose protein sequence is MIFQVLSGFLLGGAAAAAGGWLLARGGARRLAAERDLALSGKAAMEARAAQLEQAWARLREEAGRLGTQLTDTQAELRRETGLRAAAEEKALRVAPLEGEAVARTNELTLLRERVREMETRLEEERKAAQEKLALLEDARKKLADAFQTLSAEALKSNSTSFLELAEQNLKRFQETAQGDLTKRQESIEQMVKPIRESLEKVTTQIQEVEKTRAGAYSELSEQVKSLSLGQSQLQTETGRLVSALKSPITRGRWGEIQLQRVVELAGMLEYCDFEQQATVKSEDGALRPDMVIRLPNDKVIVVDSKVSLDAYIKAIEADTEEARAGHMQTHARQVRDHVTRLSGKAYWSQFANTPEFVVLFLPGEPFFSAALQEDPALIETGVENRVILATPTTLIALLKAVAFGWRQERLAENAEKISALGRDLYKRICGLADAFVKVGKGLDSATDAYNKAVGTLESRVLVSARRFKDLGAAPGDKELDLLAPVDHTTRDIQRPELLEGPAEAD, encoded by the coding sequence ATGATTTTTCAGGTGCTTTCCGGATTCCTGCTGGGGGGGGCTGCCGCCGCGGCCGGGGGGTGGCTGCTGGCGCGCGGGGGCGCGCGGCGGCTGGCTGCGGAGCGCGACCTCGCCCTCAGCGGGAAGGCCGCCATGGAGGCGCGCGCCGCGCAGTTGGAGCAGGCCTGGGCGCGGCTCCGGGAGGAGGCCGGGCGCCTTGGAACCCAGCTCACGGACACACAGGCGGAACTGCGCCGGGAGACGGGCCTGCGCGCCGCAGCGGAGGAAAAAGCCCTGCGTGTGGCACCACTGGAGGGGGAGGCGGTGGCGCGGACGAACGAGCTGACCCTGCTTAGGGAGCGGGTGCGCGAAATGGAGACGCGGCTGGAGGAGGAGCGCAAGGCGGCGCAGGAGAAACTGGCCCTGCTGGAAGACGCGCGGAAGAAGCTGGCCGACGCCTTCCAAACCCTGTCCGCCGAGGCGCTGAAAAGCAACAGCACCTCCTTTCTGGAGCTGGCGGAGCAGAACCTGAAGCGGTTTCAGGAGACGGCGCAGGGCGACCTGACCAAGCGCCAGGAGAGCATCGAGCAGATGGTGAAGCCCATCCGCGAGTCTCTGGAAAAGGTGACCACCCAGATTCAGGAGGTGGAGAAGACGCGGGCCGGGGCCTACTCCGAGCTGTCCGAGCAGGTCAAAAGCCTCTCCCTGGGCCAGAGCCAGCTTCAGACGGAGACGGGGCGGCTGGTGAGCGCCCTGAAGTCCCCCATCACCCGGGGGCGCTGGGGCGAAATCCAGCTCCAGCGCGTGGTGGAGCTGGCGGGCATGCTGGAGTACTGCGACTTCGAGCAGCAGGCCACCGTGAAGTCCGAGGACGGCGCCCTGCGGCCGGACATGGTCATCCGCCTCCCCAACGACAAGGTGATTGTCGTGGACTCCAAGGTGTCGCTGGACGCCTACATCAAGGCCATTGAGGCGGACACGGAGGAGGCGCGGGCCGGGCACATGCAGACCCATGCGCGGCAGGTGCGCGACCATGTGACCCGGCTGTCGGGCAAGGCCTACTGGAGCCAGTTTGCCAACACCCCGGAGTTCGTCGTCCTCTTCCTGCCGGGCGAGCCCTTCTTCAGCGCGGCGCTCCAGGAGGACCCCGCGCTGATCGAGACGGGGGTGGAGAACCGGGTGATTCTGGCAACGCCGACCACGCTGATCGCCCTGCTGAAGGCGGTGGCCTTCGGCTGGCGGCAGGAGCGGCTCGCGGAGAACGCCGAAAAAATCAGCGCCTTGGGACGGGACCTCTACAAGCGCATCTGCGGGCTTGCCGACGCGTTTGTGAAGGTGGGCAAAGGGCTAGACTCCGCCACGGACGCCTATAACAAGGCCGTGGGAACCCTGGAGTCCCGCGTGCTCGTGTCCGCGCGCCGGTTCAAGGACCTGGGCGCGGCGCCGGGGGACAAGGAACTGGACCTGCTGGCCCCCGTGGACCACACGACCCGCGACATCCAGCGCCCCGAGCTTCTTGAGGGGCCCGCGGAGGCGGACTGA
- a CDS encoding twin-arginine translocation signal domain-containing protein, whose protein sequence is MEKVSRRGFLAVTTTAAAAAALGHQPAKAAVNPWVSRLKVADQAAVKVLQFTDVHFFSGIKKMPTLEKQRRQKTVEHLRQLLDLAKPDLFVVTGDLWCDNDGGRGAEYMAFAVEQLSGMGVPWAFTWGNHDQLDDFAAGHKTFAEAKGSLYAGRESNGNYVVSLESASGERLAELFCLNTKTGGMDAEAREFTKSAAKTLDAAGPRPLRIGAFHIPVRQYQDIWDDGSARGIIGEDVCFEEEDRSSLPVLAEAGLKAVICGHDHVNDYSAVSGGVDLIYGRATGVGGYGDEVVRKGAKLYTLDPARKAYEWVSLQLDGVKWRPAPDERRDVREKE, encoded by the coding sequence ATGGAAAAGGTTTCAAGACGCGGTTTTCTTGCAGTGACCACAACAGCGGCGGCGGCCGCCGCGCTGGGTCATCAGCCGGCAAAGGCGGCGGTGAATCCGTGGGTGTCGCGGCTGAAGGTGGCGGACCAGGCGGCGGTCAAGGTGCTGCAATTCACGGATGTGCACTTTTTCAGCGGGATCAAGAAGATGCCCACCCTGGAGAAGCAAAGGAGACAGAAGACGGTTGAGCACCTGCGGCAACTGCTTGACCTGGCGAAGCCCGACCTTTTCGTCGTGACGGGTGACCTGTGGTGCGACAACGACGGGGGGCGCGGGGCGGAGTACATGGCCTTCGCCGTGGAGCAGTTGTCAGGCATGGGCGTGCCGTGGGCCTTCACCTGGGGAAACCACGACCAGCTGGACGATTTTGCGGCGGGCCACAAGACGTTTGCGGAGGCGAAAGGCAGCCTTTACGCGGGCCGTGAATCCAACGGCAACTACGTGGTCAGCCTGGAGAGCGCCTCCGGGGAGCGTCTGGCGGAGCTGTTCTGCCTGAACACCAAGACGGGCGGCATGGACGCCGAGGCGCGCGAGTTCACCAAGTCCGCCGCGAAAACCCTGGACGCCGCCGGACCGCGCCCCCTGCGCATCGGGGCCTTCCACATCCCCGTGCGGCAGTACCAGGACATCTGGGACGACGGCTCGGCCCGGGGCATCATCGGCGAGGACGTGTGCTTTGAAGAGGAGGACCGGTCCTCCCTCCCCGTGCTGGCGGAGGCCGGGCTGAAGGCGGTCATCTGCGGCCACGACCACGTGAACGACTACTCCGCCGTCTCCGGCGGCGTGGACCTCATCTACGGCCGCGCCACCGGCGTGGGCGGCTACGGCGACGAGGTTGTCCGGAAGGGCGCGAAGCTCTACACCCTCGATCCGGCCCGCAAGGCCTACGAGTGGGTGTCGCTTCAGCTTGACGGCGTGAAATGGCGGCCCGCCCCGGACGAGCGCAGGGATGTCCGCGAGAAGGAGTGA